A genomic segment from Candidatus Poribacteria bacterium encodes:
- a CDS encoding PorV/PorQ family protein → MCFFTRKTFTLLIWLAVFFPITALAGPGRTGAQILNLGGGARARSLGDAFSAMSGDVTTSLWNPSGLADMPESKLRSGKKAAQTSMFYTDYSAPFGEAGEGLYYTFISGAMPLGDIGTIGATLQMQGQGTIAVTTDSPDVLREESLGTNFAFTFSYADRITESLSAGISGKMIRMVLGRENGSSYAVDLGAQYLLPSAFTLDLFPTTLGVAIQNVGPGISFIDENQADPLPRFFRLGTSVSLYQDQYNHVRLVSGLTAYIDKLSEDEDELVLDLERLNAEREEKLTREQLLSDRGVGIRAFEWRHLQKNLGLEYWLGDLLALRVGYKVEPGIHLANWTDYFTGGIGVKIYLFNLDLSYGPSFGPNNQRLIEVTGIVAF, encoded by the coding sequence GTGTGCTTTTTTACACGTAAAACCTTTACACTACTTATATGGCTCGCCGTCTTTTTCCCAATTACGGCTCTCGCGGGCCCCGGGCGAACGGGTGCACAAATCCTGAATCTTGGCGGGGGTGCGCGCGCGAGGTCCCTCGGCGACGCGTTTTCTGCGATGTCTGGTGATGTGACGACATCGCTTTGGAACCCAAGCGGACTTGCAGATATGCCTGAGAGCAAACTCCGTTCCGGCAAAAAAGCGGCGCAAACCTCAATGTTCTATACAGATTACAGTGCGCCTTTCGGGGAAGCCGGGGAAGGATTATATTATACTTTCATCTCTGGTGCGATGCCCCTCGGCGATATTGGAACTATCGGTGCCACACTTCAGATGCAAGGGCAAGGCACAATCGCTGTGACAACCGATTCGCCGGATGTCCTTCGTGAGGAGAGTCTCGGGACCAACTTCGCCTTCACATTCTCTTATGCGGATCGGATTACAGAGTCTTTGTCAGCGGGAATTAGTGGTAAGATGATTCGGATGGTGCTCGGCCGAGAGAATGGTAGTTCTTATGCGGTTGATTTGGGCGCGCAATACCTTCTCCCCTCTGCGTTCACTTTGGATCTCTTTCCCACGACGCTCGGTGTTGCCATCCAGAACGTTGGCCCCGGCATATCGTTCATTGATGAGAACCAAGCAGATCCGTTACCACGCTTTTTTCGGCTTGGTACTTCCGTGAGTCTCTATCAGGATCAATATAATCACGTGCGTTTGGTGAGTGGTCTCACAGCCTATATCGATAAATTATCAGAAGATGAAGATGAATTAGTCCTTGATTTAGAACGACTTAATGCTGAGAGAGAGGAAAAGTTGACGCGTGAGCAACTCCTTTCCGATCGCGGGGTAGGTATCCGAGCATTTGAATGGCGACATCTTCAAAAGAATCTCGGCTTGGAGTATTGGCTCGGCGATCTACTTGCGCTCCGAGTGGGTTACAAAGTTGAGCCCGGTATCCACCTCGCAAACTGGACAGATTATTTTACGGGTGGTATCGGCGTGAAGATATATCTATTTAATCTCGATTTGAGTTACGGTCCGAGTTTTGGTCCAAACAATCAGCGGCTGATTGAAGTAACAGGAATAGTCGCCTTTTAA
- a CDS encoding DUF5916 domain-containing protein yields MRTIRACSASPYLILAAYFILYLWGFKTLPADTGDEIPEISEKRVIEAVRTETPPKIDGKLDDECWQKSAKTGELIQFEPQRGEPATQSTTIYVVYDANKLYVAFECFKTDMGNLAANQTRRDSFFFSDDHVEVLIDTFLDGRNCYAFALNPLGTQTDRRLINEGANRRTGQSRIGTAISWDCDWQGQAATGTDKWTAEFAIPFAELRFSKGTETAIWGINFWRNDEVPAEEQTWADLGDRQYAVSEFGHLTNLPIADLVTKRPVKFKPYGTLKPQILQPKDGETTASVKPDVGLDLRYPIKDFTIDLTLNPDFAQIEADPDLVNLSDIPLRFPEKRPFFLEGNELFQMPLDLFYSRRVEDLLGGGKVIGKFSKYNLAFMQAVAGPENPDKEIEAGELPLANYNYSVFRLQREVGKTSSVGILGVNKQRGATYDRAGGLDARIQLPAATNLNLEYAREWKAGGLDMAESTADDLVFVQLSRRTNVFSLDAIYADFGEHFNPETGFIPRVDRRGVVIRSRYNKQYKGAIERLRGEAEYERLANHTGELTNHRASFSGLFGVYNFFFLLGPEWYYHVDEDNKPFTDRTVRFFAGWFPPKYVQIRNTGRFGVRDDKDTFFIRPEITIRPTAKLSFEFILQRLHEKQPNGMQWELSEWTRRFIVNYQFAQRMYARASAEFTLERERRVFALFAYEYRPESNLFIVYNDNRDVEGDTERIVFIKISHLLKTDLF; encoded by the coding sequence ATGCGAACAATTAGGGCATGTTCTGCAAGCCCATATCTAATATTAGCTGCCTACTTCATTCTCTATTTGTGGGGATTTAAGACATTGCCCGCAGACACCGGGGATGAAATCCCCGAAATTTCTGAAAAGCGAGTAATCGAAGCAGTACGCACCGAAACACCTCCAAAAATCGATGGAAAATTGGACGATGAATGCTGGCAAAAGAGTGCCAAAACCGGTGAATTGATTCAGTTTGAACCGCAGCGTGGCGAACCCGCGACGCAATCCACTACTATTTACGTCGTCTACGATGCGAATAAACTTTATGTGGCGTTTGAATGTTTCAAAACCGATATGGGCAATCTTGCTGCGAACCAAACCCGACGCGACTCCTTTTTCTTCTCTGACGACCATGTTGAAGTCTTAATCGATACCTTCCTTGACGGCAGAAACTGCTATGCGTTCGCTTTAAATCCACTCGGCACACAAACTGATCGGCGTTTGATTAATGAAGGCGCGAACAGACGCACAGGACAATCCAGGATTGGCACTGCCATTTCATGGGATTGCGATTGGCAAGGTCAGGCAGCAACAGGGACAGACAAATGGACAGCAGAATTTGCTATCCCATTCGCCGAACTCCGGTTTTCAAAGGGAACGGAAACAGCAATATGGGGTATCAACTTTTGGCGAAATGATGAAGTCCCTGCGGAAGAACAGACATGGGCGGATTTAGGCGATCGACAGTACGCCGTGTCAGAATTCGGGCATCTAACGAATCTTCCAATTGCAGACCTGGTTACCAAACGACCCGTGAAATTCAAACCGTATGGCACACTAAAGCCACAAATACTGCAACCAAAAGATGGCGAAACGACAGCATCTGTGAAACCAGATGTAGGACTCGATCTCCGGTATCCAATCAAAGATTTTACAATTGATTTAACGTTAAACCCTGATTTCGCGCAAATTGAGGCAGATCCCGACCTCGTGAACCTCAGCGATATTCCGCTCCGTTTTCCCGAAAAACGTCCGTTTTTCCTTGAAGGAAATGAACTCTTTCAAATGCCTCTTGACTTGTTCTACAGCCGACGGGTCGAAGATTTACTCGGTGGTGGAAAGGTCATTGGGAAATTCAGTAAGTACAATCTCGCCTTCATGCAAGCCGTAGCGGGTCCCGAAAATCCTGATAAAGAGATAGAAGCAGGCGAATTGCCCCTCGCGAACTATAATTACTCCGTTTTTCGACTACAACGGGAAGTCGGAAAAACTTCATCTGTGGGTATTCTGGGCGTGAACAAGCAACGCGGTGCCACGTATGACCGTGCAGGGGGACTCGATGCCCGCATTCAACTCCCCGCCGCTACGAATCTCAATTTGGAATATGCAAGAGAATGGAAGGCTGGTGGACTTGATATGGCAGAAAGCACCGCAGACGACCTTGTTTTTGTCCAACTCTCTCGTAGGACAAACGTCTTCTCTTTAGATGCAATTTACGCAGATTTCGGGGAGCACTTCAATCCTGAAACCGGTTTCATCCCACGTGTTGATAGACGTGGGGTTGTCATCAGAAGTCGTTATAATAAACAATATAAGGGGGCTATTGAAAGACTACGCGGTGAAGCAGAATATGAACGCCTCGCAAACCACACAGGTGAATTGACAAACCACAGAGCAAGTTTTAGCGGACTCTTCGGGGTTTACAATTTCTTTTTTCTCCTCGGACCCGAATGGTATTATCACGTTGATGAGGACAACAAACCTTTTACGGACAGAACGGTCCGTTTCTTCGCCGGATGGTTCCCACCAAAATACGTGCAAATCCGAAACACCGGACGCTTCGGTGTCCGCGATGATAAAGACACATTCTTCATCCGTCCTGAGATCACGATTCGTCCCACAGCAAAACTCAGTTTCGAGTTCATTTTACAGCGACTTCACGAGAAACAACCCAATGGAATGCAATGGGAACTTTCAGAATGGACGCGCCGCTTTATTGTAAATTACCAGTTTGCGCAACGCATGTATGCGAGAGCCAGCGCAGAATTCACGTTAGAGAGAGAACGCCGGGTCTTCGCACTCTTCGCTTATGAGTATCGCCCCGAAAGCAATTTATTTATCGTCTACAACGACAATCGTGACGTAGAGGGAGACACTGAGCGAATTGTATTCATCAAAATCTCACATCTGTTGAAAACAGACCTTTTTTAG
- a CDS encoding type I restriction enzyme HsdR N-terminal domain-containing protein yields the protein MVFTAQPNLRLYGNFYFQTHVSYGIEKFYMNDLRNTIAHILEHKLHLTEANEAATQQYVVLPILRALGWDDANLVSMEVLPEYAVENGNVDYALKVGQEPKLFIECKKWGELLERHEDQIVNYAFKAGAPIAVLTNGKIWHFYFSWVEGTSVSERIFCEIDIANLERAVPSLEKYLLKSNVASRKAERNARVVLEERKKADKPKPSPIPKQTVAPSEFSGEWTVERIRNLVSEEIRDYHEVNFSEERCKVFYKRVAEIQNLIEAEGWRLNPPKLNKESCSFFLLDKGVTRVRRVFGILLHTHLPHGAPQDRNGEKIPNLSIKSNPPRIFVPITEEGARQLERQHGCEFWGIDGHLVFYDIPENISELLPVLEFAYNKHLGN from the coding sequence TTGGTCTTTACCGCTCAACCCAACCTACGTCTATACGGGAATTTTTATTTTCAAACTCACGTTTCATACGGAATAGAGAAATTTTACATGAATGATTTGAGAAACACTATTGCACACATTCTTGAACACAAACTACACTTAACAGAAGCCAATGAAGCGGCTACCCAACAATATGTCGTTTTACCAATACTACGGGCTTTGGGATGGGATGATGCCAATTTAGTGTCTATGGAAGTTCTGCCAGAATATGCGGTTGAGAATGGGAACGTTGACTACGCACTGAAAGTAGGTCAAGAGCCTAAATTATTTATTGAGTGTAAGAAGTGGGGCGAATTGCTTGAACGACACGAAGACCAAATTGTCAACTATGCTTTTAAGGCAGGGGCACCTATTGCGGTACTTACTAATGGTAAAATCTGGCATTTCTATTTCTCATGGGTGGAGGGTACCTCTGTAAGCGAAAGAATTTTCTGCGAGATTGATATTGCAAATTTAGAAAGGGCGGTGCCCTCTTTAGAAAAATATCTCCTGAAATCCAATGTTGCATCAAGAAAAGCGGAACGCAACGCCCGGGTAGTATTGGAAGAAAGGAAAAAAGCAGATAAGCCCAAACCGAGTCCCATACCAAAACAGACTGTTGCTCCTTCCGAATTTAGTGGCGAATGGACGGTAGAGCGAATTAGAAATTTAGTATCTGAGGAAATTAGAGATTATCACGAAGTAAATTTCTCTGAAGAAAGATGCAAGGTATTTTACAAAAGGGTTGCAGAGATACAGAATTTGATTGAAGCAGAAGGATGGAGGTTAAATCCGCCGAAACTCAATAAGGAGAGTTGCAGTTTTTTCTTACTGGATAAAGGGGTTACAAGGGTTAGAAGGGTATTTGGGATCCTTCTTCACACTCACCTCCCTCACGGGGCACCGCAGGATCGAAACGGTGAGAAAATTCCAAATCTTTCTATAAAGTCCAACCCGCCAAGGATTTTTGTACCAATAACGGAAGAAGGAGCGAGGCAATTGGAGCGTCAGCATGGATGTGAATTTTGGGGTATTGACGGACATCTCGTATTTTACGATATCCCTGAAAACATATCAGAACTTCTTCCAGTGCTTGAGTTTGCCTATAACAAGCATCTCGGAAATTGA
- a CDS encoding type II toxin-antitoxin system HicB family antitoxin: MIAYKDYIGAVDFDPEIDLFHGTVVNTNDVITFYGASVAELREEMQKSVEGYLEFHREQGKIPEKPFSGEFNITVIS; encoded by the coding sequence ATGATTGCGTATAAAGACTATATTGGTGCTGTTGATTTTGATCCAGAAATTGATCTTTTCCATGGAACGGTGGTTAACACCAATGATGTGATCACGTTCTATGGTGCATCTGTCGCTGAACTCCGCGAAGAGATGCAGAAATCAGTTGAAGGTTACCTTGAATTCCATAGGGAGCAGGGGAAAATACCGGAAAAGCCTTTCTCAGGTGAGTTCAACATAACAGTTATTTCATAG
- the lnt gene encoding apolipoprotein N-acyltransferase, with amino-acid sequence MKRYQHWILAALSALLLFLSFPNLNLFPCAWVAMVPFFIALTRATDGKSAFWIGYLTGFLFFAGLLPAILLLYPYAGVFATTTGNIFVTMMAYLLLVGYIAVYFAVFAVLLRFVPWRSGVWFPITAACLWTALEWVRSWMLTGFPWGSIGYSQWNNLPGIQIASVVGVHGISFVIVLFNAGIATVLCNRHQWRQEIRAAVLPLILMLLCFGYGIFQLKNAAPLDKAANTETLKVALIPGNISQLQKWDTRQFPAILQRYINLTYKTNTEKPDLIVWPETAILSQALTGAWPTYYGRFAQMLRNTATPILIGTANQGETDKAIGEFSKNVKKSEQIYNRVLSISPDGKIHGSYAKMHLVPFGEYVPLEHLLPDFIPDFIQFKPFTPGKTVNLLPVFNVKHKTEIASNGLGPPYREAVSNAKDKADPQRTDVGVSICFESVFPDEFRRPVQKGARVMGIFTNDAWFKGTAFPELHLSMAPFRAIENRIAVFRCANGGFTCVVDKFGRTTTPLITPDTTAQTLITSVPLLPSEEREQTLYTRYGDWFSILCALICVGWFGRLIVLRFRRRHS; translated from the coding sequence TTGAAACGCTACCAACACTGGATACTTGCGGCACTTTCAGCACTACTGTTGTTTCTTAGTTTCCCCAATTTAAACCTCTTTCCGTGCGCTTGGGTCGCGATGGTGCCGTTCTTCATTGCATTGACGCGCGCAACAGACGGAAAATCCGCTTTCTGGATCGGTTACCTAACTGGATTTCTATTTTTTGCCGGTCTCCTCCCCGCCATCCTGCTTCTCTATCCGTATGCGGGTGTTTTCGCGACAACGACGGGAAATATTTTCGTGACGATGATGGCGTATCTGCTATTAGTCGGATATATTGCCGTCTACTTCGCCGTTTTTGCTGTGTTACTAAGGTTTGTGCCATGGCGTTCCGGTGTATGGTTTCCAATCACAGCCGCTTGCCTTTGGACAGCATTAGAATGGGTGAGGAGTTGGATGCTAACAGGATTTCCGTGGGGTAGCATCGGTTACTCGCAATGGAACAATCTACCGGGAATACAGATAGCCTCCGTTGTTGGTGTGCACGGCATCAGTTTCGTCATCGTGCTTTTCAATGCAGGTATTGCTACCGTGCTTTGCAACCGTCACCAATGGCGGCAGGAAATTCGTGCTGCAGTTTTACCATTAATTCTAATGCTCCTCTGCTTCGGTTACGGGATTTTTCAACTCAAGAACGCTGCACCTTTAGACAAAGCCGCAAATACGGAAACCTTGAAAGTCGCGCTCATCCCCGGCAACATCTCACAACTCCAGAAATGGGACACACGTCAATTTCCAGCGATTTTGCAGCGTTATATCAACCTCACATATAAAACCAACACAGAAAAACCTGATTTAATTGTGTGGCCCGAAACAGCTATCCTAAGCCAGGCACTGACAGGCGCGTGGCCAACGTACTACGGTAGATTCGCCCAAATGCTTCGCAACACGGCAACGCCAATACTCATCGGCACGGCTAACCAAGGAGAAACAGACAAGGCAATAGGAGAGTTCTCCAAGAACGTCAAAAAGAGTGAACAGATATACAACCGTGTCCTTTCAATATCTCCAGATGGAAAGATACATGGAAGTTATGCCAAGATGCACCTCGTCCCATTCGGCGAATATGTACCTCTGGAACACCTGCTTCCAGATTTCATCCCCGATTTTATCCAGTTCAAACCCTTTACACCGGGAAAAACAGTAAACCTTTTACCGGTGTTTAACGTTAAACATAAAACGGAAATTGCCAGTAATGGGTTGGGACCTCCCTACCGCGAGGCAGTGTCTAATGCCAAAGACAAGGCGGATCCCCAGCGAACAGACGTTGGTGTTTCAATCTGCTTTGAATCAGTGTTTCCGGACGAATTCCGCAGACCTGTCCAAAAAGGGGCAAGGGTCATGGGAATCTTCACAAACGATGCTTGGTTCAAAGGGACTGCTTTCCCAGAACTACACCTGTCGATGGCACCTTTCCGCGCGATCGAGAATCGGATCGCAGTATTCCGGTGTGCAAACGGCGGATTTACATGCGTAGTGGATAAGTTCGGTAGAACAACGACACCTTTGATAACACCGGACACCACCGCCCAAACGCTTATCACATCCGTTCCACTGCTTCCGTCTGAGGAACGTGAACAGACGCTCTATACCCGCTACGGGGATTGGTTTTCGATTCTCTGTGCTTTAATCTGCGTTGGATGGTTCGGTCGTCTAATCGTCCTCCGATTCCGTCGTAGACATTCTTAA
- a CDS encoding dihydrodipicolinate synthase family protein, whose translation MPLELSNLLEALNSVTAIPIVPFKGDKIDYTGHAKNVDYLMRNNYLDEGRQRVIAIAGTSLIHHISETEQLRLIDKTGQQIGDDGILMSGIVPNPIRQAGQLIEAQAELRRPPDVYLLMPLTGVSSPEGIYQEYMKFGEDYGTACGARFLYYFRQKRDMAAVIRLLNDSPHFVGVKIGTGEEDVTPLVEGVGDSGIVMWGIGDRCTRPAELGTKGHTSGIAVAFARASDEINNAQRRGDYETSARIEADIAPLEDIRFMNERVYNYSAVIEAMILSGFDDIAAGTGGPFNPRVPSEIQEQLRGIAQNLKRYH comes from the coding sequence ATGCCATTAGAACTATCAAATCTTTTGGAAGCACTCAATTCGGTTACCGCGATTCCTATTGTGCCTTTTAAAGGGGACAAAATTGATTACACCGGACATGCCAAAAACGTTGACTATTTGATGCGTAATAACTATCTCGACGAAGGGCGACAACGGGTCATTGCTATTGCGGGGACGAGTTTGATTCATCACATCAGTGAAACAGAGCAGCTTCGTCTCATTGACAAAACTGGACAACAGATTGGAGACGACGGCATCCTCATGTCTGGTATTGTTCCCAATCCGATTCGTCAAGCCGGACAACTTATTGAGGCACAGGCGGAACTCCGTAGACCCCCAGATGTGTACTTACTTATGCCTCTGACCGGTGTCTCCAGTCCAGAAGGTATTTATCAAGAGTATATGAAATTCGGAGAAGATTATGGTACTGCTTGTGGTGCGCGGTTTCTCTACTATTTCCGTCAGAAACGCGACATGGCAGCGGTCATTCGGCTCCTCAACGATTCGCCGCATTTCGTTGGTGTGAAAATAGGAACGGGTGAAGAAGATGTTACACCACTCGTTGAAGGTGTAGGTGATAGTGGGATTGTGATGTGGGGTATCGGTGATAGGTGTACGCGCCCTGCTGAGTTAGGAACGAAGGGGCATACCTCTGGTATTGCTGTTGCTTTTGCGCGCGCCTCTGACGAAATTAACAATGCGCAACGCCGAGGCGATTATGAGACCTCAGCACGCATTGAAGCCGACATCGCACCCCTTGAGGATATCCGTTTCATGAATGAGCGGGTTTATAACTATTCCGCTGTTATTGAGGCGATGATCTTAAGCGGTTTTGACGACATCGCCGCTGGAACTGGTGGTCCGTTTAACCCGCGTGTCCCATCCGAAATTCAGGAGCAGCTTCGTGGGATAGCGCAAAACTTGAAACGGTATCATTAG
- a CDS encoding NFACT RNA binding domain-containing protein, translated as MSYDSLALRLVVEELREALLDGTIRHIEQANPHTFSFKVGHAAQTQWLTLSAHSLHARAHLIEKPPSGQKQSYLADFLATHLRRGTITAIEQLGWDRILKITVQPTSDDPIQPSPKAIVAEFMGKHSNIILIDASDDRILESLKRIDETMSRHREILPGETYILPPQQDKLDPLSLDESTFIQLFSEPEEVSWRQLFNKIDGLSPTLAKEIIARTTQTDLWSAYQQVIAYFNPESASPQLLMDEDEPLAASPLPLHQFPNASAQAFDTMSDALAAYYDAITLKENIASERRALKQALTKQENLVQRKAAGLHKDLERAEKAEDYRIQGELILANLHTIRRGQKQVALQNYYSSELEMLTIPLNPEQGPSENAQTYFKKYTKAKRGHSRIQQLISDIEADQETLQLYASKLEAADTLASLQRLRAEFVANGYLKVTQRGKQKQEVSDGPFRRYTSTNGFQIYVGRNSQSNDLLLRQIAKPRDMWLHAKQIHGSHVIIRNPENRQDIPMPTLLQAAQLAAYYSKAHHASNVPVDYTWARYVVKRKGNVAGYVHYTREKTLYVEPAVPSRKE; from the coding sequence ATGTCGTACGATAGTTTAGCACTTCGTCTGGTTGTTGAAGAGTTGCGTGAAGCCCTTTTAGACGGGACGATTCGACATATTGAACAGGCGAACCCTCACACTTTTTCGTTTAAGGTAGGTCATGCTGCCCAAACGCAGTGGCTTACTTTATCTGCACATTCGTTGCATGCCCGTGCCCATCTCATCGAAAAACCGCCATCTGGACAAAAACAATCCTATCTCGCGGATTTCCTCGCAACGCACCTCAGACGTGGCACGATTACTGCAATCGAGCAGCTCGGTTGGGATCGGATACTTAAGATCACCGTTCAACCCACATCTGATGATCCGATACAGCCATCCCCCAAAGCGATTGTCGCTGAATTTATGGGGAAGCATAGCAACATTATCCTGATTGATGCGAGCGATGACAGAATCTTGGAGAGCCTCAAGCGTATTGATGAAACAATGAGCCGACATCGAGAGATTTTGCCCGGCGAAACCTACATTTTACCGCCACAACAGGATAAATTGGATCCTTTAAGCTTGGACGAGTCAACGTTTATTCAACTGTTTAGTGAGCCAGAAGAGGTGAGTTGGCGGCAGCTTTTTAATAAGATTGACGGTCTCAGTCCGACCTTGGCGAAGGAAATTATCGCGCGGACAACTCAAACAGATCTCTGGAGTGCCTATCAGCAGGTAATTGCCTATTTCAATCCAGAGAGCGCTTCACCGCAGCTGCTCATGGATGAAGATGAACCTCTTGCAGCATCACCCCTACCGTTGCATCAATTTCCGAACGCATCCGCTCAGGCTTTTGACACGATGAGCGATGCACTCGCTGCTTATTACGATGCGATCACTCTGAAAGAAAACATTGCTTCAGAACGTCGCGCTCTCAAGCAGGCATTGACGAAACAAGAGAATCTGGTCCAGCGGAAGGCAGCAGGGCTACACAAAGATTTGGAACGGGCAGAAAAGGCGGAGGATTACCGCATTCAGGGTGAATTGATTCTCGCTAATTTACATACTATCCGTCGAGGACAGAAACAGGTTGCGCTGCAGAACTACTACAGTTCTGAGCTTGAGATGTTGACCATCCCGCTCAATCCTGAACAGGGTCCCTCTGAAAATGCACAGACCTATTTCAAGAAATATACGAAAGCGAAACGGGGGCATTCACGCATTCAACAGTTGATTTCCGATATAGAGGCGGATCAGGAAACATTGCAACTCTATGCATCCAAATTAGAAGCGGCTGACACGTTAGCGTCTCTGCAGCGTCTACGGGCAGAGTTTGTCGCGAACGGTTATCTTAAAGTTACACAACGCGGTAAACAGAAGCAGGAAGTCAGCGACGGTCCTTTCCGAAGGTATACCTCTACCAACGGTTTCCAGATATATGTTGGACGGAACAGCCAATCTAATGACCTACTTTTGCGTCAGATTGCTAAGCCGCGCGATATGTGGCTTCACGCGAAGCAGATTCACGGTTCGCATGTTATCATCCGAAACCCGGAGAACCGTCAGGACATCCCGATGCCGACGTTATTACAAGCTGCGCAACTTGCTGCCTATTACAGCAAAGCACATCATGCCAGTAATGTGCCTGTTGACTATACGTGGGCGCGGTATGTCGTGAAGCGGAAGGGCAATGTTGCTGGTTATGTGCATTATACGCGTGAGAAGACGCTGTATGTTGAACCTGCTGTGCCGTCTCGAAAAGAATAA